TTTGCTAAAACCATAATAGGTAAAATTTCTAGGGTGCAAAGGTACAAAATATTATAATACCAAATTGATTTATTCTTATGAATTTGTTTGGCGTAAATGCTATAAATCTCAAATATTCTATTCAAAAACAACAAAATAAAACCGATGATGATTAAATAATCTTTGTTAATTTGGGTATAAAAAAATAAAAAGCAAATAACTAATAAAAGCAAAACATTTTTAGCGTTTACATAACTCGAACTTTTCATAAAATAGAGAATAGAACTAGATTCATAAAATACTTTATAAAAAACGACCTCTATCAATAGTCTGAAAAGCATGATGATACTAATAATTCCAAAGGTTATTCCTAGACGAGATAAATAATAAAAGTTGAAATTCGGGAGGTGGTTGTAATTAATGTCAAAATAAGAAACCAATAGTAGACTGATCAATAAAACTGTTACAGCATTTACAATAAAACTAAACAGAGTCGTATTATCGTCCGTAAAATTCATGTATTCGTTTTTATTTGTTAGCGTCTTAAAATTTTTCGCAAACAAATATTTTGTCGCACAAACCAATAATAAACACATTATCAAAGTAATAAGAATAGTGTCATTGCCAACTGTGTTTTTTCCTATTGAGATTAAATCGTTTGTTTTCATAATTTTTTCAAAAATACAAAACCCTAACAATCTTATAACTATCTTTATGCCCACAAAATTATATTTATGTCGGACAAATTAGTTATTATCCCGACCTATAACGAAAAAGAAAACATAGAAGCTATAATCCGCGCTGCTTTAGCGGCTGACGGAGCATTTGATGTATTAATTGTTGATGATAGTTCTCCTGATGGAACAAACGAAATTGTAAAACGTTTAATTCCTGAGTTTAATGGGCGTTTGCATTTAGAAATTCGAACAACAAAAGATGGTTTGGGGCGTGCTTATGTACATGGTTTTAAATGGGCTTTAGCCAATAATTACGAATTTATTTTCGAAATGGATGCCGATTTTTCTCATAATCCAAATGATTTGCCACGTTTGTATCAAGCTTTGGCTGATGGTGCTGATTTAGCAATTGGTTCTCGCTATTCTAATGGCGTTAATGTTGTTAATTGGCCTATGAACAGAGTTTTGTTATCTTATTTTGCTTCAAAATATGTTCGTGTTATTACGCGTTTACCTGTTCATGATGCAACAGCAGGATTCGTAGGTTATCGTGCAAATGTTTTAAAAACATTAGATTTAGATAAAATTAAATTTAAAGGTTATGGATTTCAGATTGAAATGAAATACAAAACATGGATCAAGAAATTTAAACTAAAAGAAGTCCCTATTATATTTACGGACAGAACGTTGGGAGAGTCAAAAATTAGTTCTGATATTATTGGGGAAGCTGTTTTTGGCGTAATTTCGTTGCGAATAAGACATATATTTGGACAATTATGAAGTATTTGTATGTAGCAATTATTTTATTTTTAGGAGTATTTAGTTGTGCTCCCAAAAATTATGAAAAACCAAAAGATCTTATCGGAAAGTCTGATATGATAGATATTTTGACAGATTTATACATTAGCCAACAAGGTTTGCAAATGTATCCAATTCAAAATGAAGATCAAAGCCTTGTTTTAGCGAAAGACGCAGTAGACATTTTGAATGCTTATGATGTTTCAATAAATACTTTCCAAGAAAGTTACAAGTATTATATGATGCAACCAGAAAAAATGAAAAAGATGTTGGATGAGGTTAAAAATAATCTTGAGGATAAATTATCCAAAGAAGAAAAAGAACGTCAAAACACTCAAAAAAAGGTAGTATCCCACTAACTGTGTAAGTTAAAAAGTTATTCTGATAAATTTTGAGCCCTTAATGCTCAAAAAATTTATTGGCAATAACTTTTTATTATTTTTAAACATTATACAGTTATGACTAACAAAGAAGATTTATTAAACAACAAGGATTTTTTAAAATCCTTTAAGAATGGTGAAGATTTAACATCTTTCTTCAAAGAACTCCACAAGAAGGCCGTAGAACACATGCTTGATGCAGAACTGGATAGCCATCTGGACAACGAAAAACATGATAAAAGCATCGATGGTAATTATCGAAACGGACATGGAACCAAAAAGATAAAATCCTCATTCGGTGAATCCGAGATAAAAGTTCCAAGAGATCGTGAAGGTAGTTTTGAGCCTGCATTAGTTCCCAAAAGGCACAACATCATTGATGGTTTAGAAAACATCATCATCTCGTTTTATGCCAAAGGAATGAGTGTTTCGGACATTGAAGAGCAGATTAAAGAAATGTATGATTTTGATGTTTCCACTTCGACAATTTCCAGAATAACAAACGCAGTAGCCAGTGAAGTTGTAGCTTGGCAGAATCGACCGTTAGACGATGTTTATCTGATTGTTTGGATGGATGGGATTGTTTTTAAGGTTCGCGAGAACTCAAAAGTCATTAACAAAACCATTTATTTAGCTGTTGGTTTAAATCGTGAAGGCAGAAAAGAAGTCCTCGGCATGTGGCTTGGAAAGAACGAAAGTTCTAGCTTTTGGATGAGCGTTCTCACGGATTTAAAAGCTCGTGGCGTAGAAGACATTCTCATTACAGCTACTGATAATTTGAACGGATTTACAGACACCATCCGCTCGGTTTTTCCTGAATCTCAAACCCAAATATGTGTGGTTCATCAGATTAGAAACGCTTGTAAATACGTGGTTTGGAAGGATAGAAAAGAGTTTTCTGCAGATATGAAACATATTTATACTGCACCCAACAAAGACGCTGCCAAAGCCGCTTTAGAAGATTTTGCCACAAAATGGGAAGGGAAATATCTTTACGCAATCCAATCCTGGAGAAACAACTGGGACGAACTAACCGTATTTTTTGACTTCCCAATGGAAATCCGTAAAATCATTTATACGACTAATTTAATCGAAAATCTGAACGGAAAAATCAGAAAATATACCAAAAACAAAATGTCTTTTCCTACTGACGATGCGGTATTGAAGTCTGTTTATTTAGCACTCAAGGAATCAACTAAAAAATGGACAATGCCTATTCATAATTGGGGTATTGTTCTTAACCAATTTATGCTTATTTTTGAAAAAAGGCTCAGATTATAAAATCTAAGCCCAACTTTTTAACTTACACACTTTATAGGATAGTGTCCAAAAAAATAATTTAGAAGAGTTCAAACCTCAATAAAAAAAGCCTCAAGTTTAGATGATTTGAGGCTTTTTTTATGTAATTATTCTGTTATAAATAGTGATTTCAATTCAAGCGCATCCGCAGGTTGCATACGTCCTGCTAAAATTAAACTTAATTGTTTACGACGCAAAGCTGCTTCGTAACGTTCAATTTCTTGTTCAGTTTCAGGAATTAATTCAGGTACTTTTACAGGTTTATTGTCGTTATCAACTGCGACAAAAGTGTAAATTCCACTATTTGTTTGGTTGTAAATACAGTTTTCGTAATCGTATACATAAACATCGACATACACTTCCATCGAAGAATTGAATGCTCGTGTAACTTTAGATTCTAATTTTATTGTACTTCCCATAGGTATAGGAATATTGAATGCAACATGGTTCACACTTGCAGTTACAACTAAGAAACTTCCACCATGCATTTTTGCAGAGATTGATGAAATTCGGTCCATAGAAGCTAACAATTCACCTCCGAACATATTTCCTAAATTGTTGGTTTCATTTGGTAAAACCAAATTTGTCATTACAGCTAATGATTCTTTTGCTGTTTTTGCTTTCGCCATAAACTTTTGTTTGTTGTTTGCAAATTTCAATAAAATAAACGAGTTTCTTTATACCATCAATAAAATAAGCTATCCACAGGATAGCTTATTTTATTGATGGTATTTTAAAAGGTAAATTAATTTTCAGTTCTAACCCATGTTCCGGGCGACTTTTTATTTACATCATTCATATATTTTTGTGCATCATCTATATTATTAAAGCTATTGTATGTAACATAGTAATAGCGACCTTTTACATAGTTGATTTCAGCATTTTTGTAACCTTGTTTTTTCAATTCGCCCAACAATCTATCTGCATCTTCTTGTCTTTTCAAAGAAGCAGCGATAACTTGGTATTTTT
This portion of the Empedobacter stercoris genome encodes:
- a CDS encoding DUF4271 domain-containing protein, which translates into the protein MKTNDLISIGKNTVGNDTILITLIMCLLLVCATKYLFAKNFKTLTNKNEYMNFTDDNTTLFSFIVNAVTVLLISLLLVSYFDINYNHLPNFNFYYLSRLGITFGIISIIMLFRLLIEVVFYKVFYESSSILYFMKSSSYVNAKNVLLLLVICFLFFYTQINKDYLIIIGFILLFLNRIFEIYSIYAKQIHKNKSIWYYNILYLCTLEILPIMVLAKLLIVGKVI
- a CDS encoding polyprenol monophosphomannose synthase, which gives rise to MSDKLVIIPTYNEKENIEAIIRAALAADGAFDVLIVDDSSPDGTNEIVKRLIPEFNGRLHLEIRTTKDGLGRAYVHGFKWALANNYEFIFEMDADFSHNPNDLPRLYQALADGADLAIGSRYSNGVNVVNWPMNRVLLSYFASKYVRVITRLPVHDATAGFVGYRANVLKTLDLDKIKFKGYGFQIEMKYKTWIKKFKLKEVPIIFTDRTLGESKISSDIIGEAVFGVISLRIRHIFGQL
- a CDS encoding DUF4296 domain-containing protein, with amino-acid sequence MKYLYVAIILFLGVFSCAPKNYEKPKDLIGKSDMIDILTDLYISQQGLQMYPIQNEDQSLVLAKDAVDILNAYDVSINTFQESYKYYMMQPEKMKKMLDEVKNNLEDKLSKEEKERQNTQKKVVSH
- a CDS encoding IS256 family transposase; amino-acid sequence: MTNKEDLLNNKDFLKSFKNGEDLTSFFKELHKKAVEHMLDAELDSHLDNEKHDKSIDGNYRNGHGTKKIKSSFGESEIKVPRDREGSFEPALVPKRHNIIDGLENIIISFYAKGMSVSDIEEQIKEMYDFDVSTSTISRITNAVASEVVAWQNRPLDDVYLIVWMDGIVFKVRENSKVINKTIYLAVGLNREGRKEVLGMWLGKNESSSFWMSVLTDLKARGVEDILITATDNLNGFTDTIRSVFPESQTQICVVHQIRNACKYVVWKDRKEFSADMKHIYTAPNKDAAKAALEDFATKWEGKYLYAIQSWRNNWDELTVFFDFPMEIRKIIYTTNLIENLNGKIRKYTKNKMSFPTDDAVLKSVYLALKESTKKWTMPIHNWGIVLNQFMLIFEKRLRL
- a CDS encoding acyl-CoA thioesterase, whose translation is MAKAKTAKESLAVMTNLVLPNETNNLGNMFGGELLASMDRISSISAKMHGGSFLVVTASVNHVAFNIPIPMGSTIKLESKVTRAFNSSMEVYVDVYVYDYENCIYNQTNSGIYTFVAVDNDNKPVKVPELIPETEQEIERYEAALRRKQLSLILAGRMQPADALELKSLFITE